In Sparus aurata chromosome 2, fSpaAur1.1, whole genome shotgun sequence, a single genomic region encodes these proteins:
- the wdr53 gene encoding WD repeat-containing protein 53 gives MAKQWSEGHSTAILCVGASSGPEGLLASGSEGGEVTVWSQEGTIIGRLTLPGEEDSTGVVFSPAAPSQLYVSHGDTVSVLDPRNLKGPVEEFQGAGEEEINALALNETGSSLAVADDSGAVRVLELPGGKVFRTLRRHTNICSSVAFRPHRPNNLLSAGLDMQVMLWGLQKTRPLWTLNLQDVAEEEGDHQQRPGQLFNPPLVHCVSVASCGNILGCAAEDGRVHLMRIGSGSKLEQQGAVKAHSQGASQAHFVNFLPHPYWLVTGGNDGQVALWDLSKHPVVTPEAKAKTRVTAAPRRKGKSKAKRKEQSQDKAKSPPKAEAEKEEGEDEVAAGSEEVMEEKSGPKLNISHGDKVNWLCPAVLKGEPSVVVADQSSSLTVYPLNQL, from the exons ATGGCCAAGCAGTGGTCTGAAGGCCACTCCACAGCCATCCTGTGTGTTGGAGCGTCTTCAGGCCCAGAGGGTCTCCTTGCTTCAGGCTCCGAGGGTGGGGAGGTCACTGTGTGGAGCCAAGAGGGGACCATCATAGGCCGTCTGACTCTCCCGGGTGAAGAGGACAGCAcaggtgttgtgttttcacctgcaGCTCCCAGCCAGCTGTATGTGTCacatggagacacagtgagtgTGCTGGACCCCCGAAACCTGAAGGGCCCtgtggaagagtttcagggtgcaggggaggaggagataaACGCTTTGGCGCTAAACGAGACAGGGTCATCCCTGGCAGTGGCTGATGACTCCGGGGCAGTCCGGGTACTGGAGCTTCCCGGGGGGAAAGTGTTCAGGACTCTTCgtagacacacaaacatttgcTCCTCTGTGGCATTTCGGCCTCACAGGCCCAATAACCTTCTGTCTGCTGGATTAGACATGCAG GTGATGCTGTGGGGGCTGCAGAAGACGCGTCCTCTCTGGACCCTCAACCTCCAGGATGTAGCAGAGGAAGAAGGTGACCATCAGCAGCGTCCTGGTCAGCTTTTCAACCCACCCCTGGTGCACTGCGTTTCTGTGGCGAGTTGTGGGAACATTTTGGGTTGTGCTGCAGAGGACGGCCGGGTGCATCTGATGCGGATTGGCAGCGGCTCTAAACTGGAACAGCAGGGAGCGGTCAAGGCTCACAGTCAGGGCGCCTCACAAGCCCACTTTGTTAACTTCCTCCCTCACCCTTACTGGCTCGTCACTGGGGGGAATGACGGCCAGGTCGCCCTGTGGGACCTCAGTAAGCACCCGGTGGTCACTCCAGAGGCAAAGGCCAAAACACGAGTGACGGCAGCCCCACGCAGGAAGGGCAAGAGCAAAGCAAAGAGGAAAGAACAATCCCAGGACAAAGCAAAGAGCCCACCGAAGGCTGaagcagagaaagaagaagggGAGGATGAGGTGGCTGCAGGTTcagaggaggtgatggaggagaagtCTGGGCCCAAACTGAACATCAGTCACGGGGACAAGGTGAACTGGTTGTGTCCGGCTGTGCTGAAAGGAGAACCCAGTGTGGTCGTAGCAGATCAGAGCTCCAGTCTGACGGTCTACCCTCTGAATCAACTATAG
- the neu4 gene encoding sialidase-4, whose product MRTPYFPARTVLFRKEPNGVTYRVPALLYLSRSRSFLAFCEERLSPSDSQAHLLIMRRGTFYRNYVEWEDMRVLGTAFLPGHRSMNPCPVYDEFTGTLFLFFIAVFGHTSESYQLVTGKNVTRLCYICSTDDGDTWSPVTDLTKKVIGDTIKEWATFALGPGHGIQLKSGRLLIPAYAYHIECKECFGQLCQTTPHAFCFHSDTHGRSWRFGEAVPGPESVECQMVSVDEEDGTNVLYCNARSPLGYRVQALSLDDGAVFQEGQLVQRLVEPRNGCHGSSVGFPAPIHLCHSLNHHLHQPKHHCRHWTSCMNYSNHTNPPSPNTTTNVSPSHASPPDFLTPTWVVYSHPTWTTARKDLGVFLSLFPRDPDSWRGPWVIYEGPSAYSDLAYLELPPSPGAPPAVAFACLFECGTRTAYDEICFCIFTLYELIDNLPRSVQLGGKNKDECKRQKNKASETSCTSRHDAQSMPGFHQVKKRRKKSKLAEMCSVS is encoded by the exons ATGAGGACGCCCTATTTCCCAGCGAGGACGGTGCTTTTCCGCAAGGAACCAAACGGAGTGACGTACAGAGTCCCAGCACTGCTCTACCTGTCCCGCTCCAGATCCTTCCTGGCCTTTTGTGAGGAGAGACTCAGCCCGTCCGACTCTCAGGCTCACCTGCTGATCATGAGGAGAGGCACCTTCTACAGGAACTATGTAGAG TGGGAGGACATGCGTGTCCTTGGCACTGCCTTCCTGCCAGGCCACCGGTCCATGAACCCGTGCCCGGTGTATGATGAGTTCACGGGTactctcttccttttcttcatcGCCGTCTTCGGCCACACCTCAGAGTCCTATCAGCTGGTGACGGGAAAGAACGTGACCCGTCTCTGCTACATCTGCAGCACTGATGACGGAGACACCTGGAGTCCTGTCACCGACTTAACCAAGAAGGTCATAGGAGATACTATCAAAG AATGGGCCACTTTTGCTCTGGGCCCGGGCCACGGCATCCAGCTCAAGTCCGGCCGCCTGCTGATTCCTGCCTACGCTTACCACATCGAGTGCAAAGAGTGCTTCGGACAGCTCTGCCAGACCACCCCTCATGCCTTCTGCTTTCACAGTGACACCCACGGGCGAAGCTGGCGTTTTGGAGAGGCAGTGCCGGGGCCGGAGAGCGTGGAGTGTCAGATGGTGTCTGTGGATGAAGAGGATGGGACTAACGTGTTGTACTGCAATGCTCGCAGCCCTCTGGGATACAGGGTGCAGGCCCTCAGTCTGGATGACGGAGCAGTGTTTCAGGAGGGGCAGCTGGTGCAGCGGCTGGTGGAGCCCCGAAATGGTTGCCATGGTAGCAGTGTGGGATTTCCTGCCCCTATACATTTATGTCATTCTCTTAACCATCACTTACACCAACCTAAACATCACTGCAGACACTGGACTTCCTGCATGAACTATTCAAATCACACCAACCCTCCCTCTCCAAACACCACCACTAATGTTTCACCCAGTCATGCCTCCCCTCCAGACTTCCTCACCCCCACCTGGGTGGTATACTCCCACCCAACATGGACCACCGCGCGCAAGGATCTGGGCGTGTTCCTCAGCCTATTCCCCCGCGATCCCGACAGTTGGCGCGGCCCCTGGGTGATCTACGAGGGCCCCAGCGCCTACTCCGACCTCGCCTATCTAGAGTTGCCACCCTCACCTGGTGCGCCACCCGCTGTGGCCTTCGCCTGCCTGTTTGAGTGCGGCACCAGAACAGCCTACGACGAAATCTGCTTCTGCATCTTCACCCTCTACGAACTTATTGATAATCTGCCCCGCAGTGTGCagctggggggaaaaaacaaggaTGAATGTAAAAGACAGAAGAATAAAGCCTCTGAGACAAGTTGCACAAGCAGACATGATGCTCAGAGTATGCCAGGTTTCCAtcaggtgaagaagaggaggaagaagagcaaGTTGGCTGAGATGTGCTCTGTGTcttaa